In Candidatus Kaistella beijingensis, a genomic segment contains:
- a CDS encoding GDP-mannose 4,6-dehydratase, with protein MNYLVTGGSGFIGSHLVEHLLKNGHSVINIDNFDDFYDYKIKIENTLESVGKTNEFTFHNKSTDIQKLIFETSSKNYQLYYQDIRDKNGLEKIFQKHKIDFVIHLAALAGVRPSIERPLEYEEVNVKGTMNLWELCKEFNINKFICASSSSVYGNNKTIPFSETDNVDNPISPYAATKKCGEILGHVYHHLYKIDMIQLRFFTVYGPRQRPDLAIHKFTKLISENQEIPFYGDGATSRDYTFIDDIIDGMLKSIHYLETHDNVYEIINLGENEVINLNEMVSTIEASLQKNALKKMLPLQAGDVMKTNADITKAKNLIGYKPTTKFQNGIKKFVEWFLGK; from the coding sequence ATGAATTACCTCGTCACAGGCGGAAGCGGATTTATCGGTTCGCACCTTGTAGAACATCTTCTGAAAAACGGACATTCTGTCATTAATATTGACAATTTCGATGATTTCTATGATTATAAAATAAAAATAGAAAACACTTTGGAATCGGTTGGGAAAACCAACGAATTTACTTTTCATAATAAAAGCACCGACATTCAGAAGCTCATTTTTGAAACCTCATCAAAAAATTATCAGCTTTATTATCAGGACATTAGAGACAAAAATGGTTTAGAAAAAATCTTTCAAAAACATAAAATTGATTTCGTTATTCATTTGGCGGCATTAGCGGGAGTTCGCCCATCAATAGAAAGACCTTTAGAGTACGAAGAGGTGAACGTGAAAGGAACGATGAATCTGTGGGAACTTTGTAAAGAATTTAATATTAATAAATTTATATGCGCTTCAAGTTCAAGTGTTTATGGAAATAATAAAACCATTCCTTTTTCTGAAACCGATAACGTTGACAACCCGATTTCCCCGTACGCAGCCACGAAAAAATGTGGTGAAATTCTAGGACACGTTTATCATCATCTTTATAAAATTGATATGATTCAGTTGAGGTTTTTCACCGTGTATGGACCAAGACAAAGACCTGATTTAGCCATCCATAAATTCACTAAATTAATATCCGAAAACCAAGAAATCCCTTTCTATGGCGATGGCGCTACTTCGCGCGATTATACTTTTATCGATGATATTATTGATGGAATGTTGAAATCCATTCACTACCTTGAAACTCATGACAACGTTTATGAAATCATCAACCTCGGTGAAAATGAAGTTATTAATCTGAATGAAATGGTTTCCACCATTGAGGCCAGTCTTCAAAAAAATGCCTTAAAGAAAATGCTCCCACTTCAAGCGGGAGATGTCATGAAAACCAACGCCGATATTACCAAAGCTAAAAATTTAATCGGTTATAAACCCACCACAAAATTCCAAAATGGCATAAAAAAATTTGTGGAATGGTTTTTGGGAAAGTGA
- a CDS encoding DUF389 domain-containing protein, translated as MPFYNIKRKLSLPKEESEEFTFREIEDGIYFQGHNLWLLVLSMLIACIGLNINSSAAVIGAMLISPLMGPIVGIAFGLSIGNKRLLKLGVYNWILMIAVALISSTLYFLISPFHAETSQLEGFKNATVFDCFLALFGGFAWFLGIIRKEAIKVIAGVAVSTACIPPLCTAGFGIATGNWDYFVGGFYFYVINCFFIGVGTWILSIILGYQKYYLAQNRKNNKTTSVLISIFSVIILIPSILLTKKKWDNENFREQSENYISMIKAEHPDLAIVNYEPFEEKGK; from the coding sequence ATGCCTTTTTATAATATTAAACGCAAGCTTTCGCTTCCCAAAGAAGAATCCGAAGAATTTACTTTTAGAGAAATCGAAGATGGAATCTATTTTCAGGGGCATAATTTATGGCTTCTTGTTTTATCGATGCTCATTGCCTGTATCGGTTTGAATATCAACAGTTCTGCCGCCGTAATTGGCGCGATGCTCATTTCTCCTTTGATGGGACCCATTGTTGGAATTGCTTTTGGGCTTTCTATCGGTAACAAAAGACTTTTAAAACTTGGGGTTTACAATTGGATACTCATGATTGCGGTCGCTTTGATCTCCTCAACGCTTTATTTTTTGATTTCTCCTTTTCATGCAGAAACTTCACAGCTTGAAGGTTTCAAAAATGCTACGGTTTTCGACTGTTTTTTGGCACTTTTTGGTGGATTTGCCTGGTTTTTAGGAATTATTAGAAAGGAAGCGATAAAGGTTATTGCGGGAGTTGCAGTTTCCACGGCATGTATTCCGCCGCTTTGTACGGCAGGTTTTGGAATTGCAACGGGAAATTGGGATTATTTTGTTGGCGGTTTTTATTTTTATGTCATCAACTGTTTTTTCATCGGGGTGGGAACTTGGATTTTGAGTATTATTTTAGGTTACCAAAAGTATTATTTAGCACAAAACCGCAAAAACAATAAAACCACTTCCGTATTAATTTCTATTTTTTCGGTCATTATTTTGATTCCGAGTATTCTATTAACTAAAAAGAAATGGGATAACGAAAATTTTCGTGAGCAGTCGGAAAATTACATTTCCATGATTAAAGCAGAACATCCTGATTTGGCGATTGTTAATTACGAACCATTTGAAGAAAAAGGAAAATAA
- a CDS encoding AsmA family protein, with the protein MKKNYLKIIAIFLGIFLALFIVANFGINYWLKSQLPQYVKNNSHYLISYKTLDVDIATGNIHSTGISINNKNPQNQNVIGLQGTIDTLSISRLGIYDAIFNKRVNTSNLLLKSPNLNIVLAKPIDEKTGKQRNPVAFENIKINNGNIQIFRHTKQKFLSVNDLNLNVENLQMTEESVEKKLPVVFDKYDINGKNFFFRPDNVYAFTANYVTTKENQMSIKDFALVPLLSYQNFTKFYPKKRNLFDFTSSEMEFKDIILKDNKINLTNVRFENPELKMYTTNVIISEKKKSFTYDVNLEDVLMNNAKIKILKPNGTPLFIAENLTMNINKFLMNDETAKGNIPFNYDNFKMNGKNLNYISDRENVKVSALAINPKSADLRNVSVKPTVSVSDKTLMDLNANRINLKINEWNFLNNKLKLDVQNVLINGLNGKVTAAKNPNKKKPNYSGIQLPLKIKNIDLKNSNLTIDNLDKPLVFNDLNAKIQNLEMNEKTVREKIPFKTENYRLTTKNFSFKINQFYQINIGALTQNKNALLVSNFSLKPLVSRAQFIRMIPAEKDLYDLKINQISAKGNWDLASESKFLDASEVTLNGMNADIFRSKIPKDDLTEKLLYSKLLRTIKFPMFIQNLDVRNSVLVYEEDTKKSDGPGKLTFNNFNLNAKNLNSGKMKGKPTLVPISINCRFMNASPMKVKWSFDTANMNDAFAISGNIADLPAAEINSFIEPYLKIRATGLISDLIFNFRGNFSGIHGTLKMVHQNLQVAVLKPTGEKNKMLSAVANMVVKTNSGNYPESVAVENVERDKTKSFFNLFWRGIEQGLKKTLIGKNAPTTEVKVKNAVEVTKSTLKQTKEDIAETKSDVKQKVQDTKEKVKEKGIFRNIFKK; encoded by the coding sequence ATGAAGAAAAACTACCTCAAAATTATCGCCATTTTTCTCGGGATTTTTCTCGCACTCTTCATTGTTGCCAATTTTGGGATTAATTATTGGCTGAAATCTCAGCTCCCGCAATATGTTAAAAACAATTCACATTACCTAATTTCCTACAAGACATTGGATGTGGACATTGCTACGGGAAACATTCATTCCACAGGAATTTCAATTAACAACAAAAACCCTCAAAATCAAAACGTTATAGGATTGCAGGGAACGATTGACACCTTATCAATTTCCCGACTAGGAATTTATGACGCGATTTTTAATAAAAGAGTCAATACCTCCAATTTACTTCTCAAAAGTCCCAACCTTAATATCGTTCTCGCGAAACCTATTGATGAAAAAACGGGCAAACAAAGAAATCCCGTCGCTTTTGAGAATATTAAAATTAACAACGGGAATATTCAAATTTTCAGGCATACCAAACAAAAATTTCTTTCAGTAAATGATTTGAATTTGAATGTCGAAAACCTACAAATGACCGAAGAATCGGTGGAGAAAAAACTTCCTGTGGTTTTCGACAAGTATGATATCAACGGGAAGAATTTCTTTTTCCGTCCCGATAATGTTTACGCATTCACGGCGAATTATGTTACCACGAAGGAAAATCAGATGAGTATTAAGGATTTCGCTTTGGTTCCACTTCTTTCTTATCAAAATTTTACAAAATTTTATCCAAAAAAAAGAAATCTTTTTGACTTTACATCTTCTGAAATGGAGTTTAAAGACATCATTTTGAAGGACAATAAAATCAATCTCACCAATGTACGTTTCGAGAATCCAGAGCTGAAAATGTACACGACGAATGTAATAATAAGTGAGAAAAAAAAGAGTTTTACCTACGACGTAAATTTAGAAGATGTGTTGATGAATAACGCCAAAATCAAAATTCTAAAACCAAACGGAACCCCTTTGTTTATCGCAGAAAATCTCACTATGAACATCAATAAATTCTTGATGAACGATGAAACTGCTAAAGGAAATATTCCCTTTAATTATGACAATTTTAAAATGAACGGGAAGAATTTAAACTATATTTCCGACCGTGAAAATGTGAAAGTTTCGGCTTTGGCGATTAATCCGAAATCGGCGGACTTAAGAAATGTTTCGGTAAAACCTACGGTTTCGGTGTCTGATAAAACCTTGATGGATTTGAATGCGAATCGAATTAACCTGAAAATCAACGAATGGAACTTTCTGAACAATAAGCTGAAATTGGATGTTCAAAATGTTTTGATAAATGGCTTAAACGGAAAAGTTACCGCCGCAAAAAACCCGAACAAAAAGAAACCAAATTACAGCGGAATTCAGTTGCCATTGAAGATTAAAAATATCGATTTAAAAAATTCAAACCTTACGATTGACAATCTCGACAAACCATTAGTTTTCAATGATTTGAATGCAAAAATTCAGAATCTTGAAATGAATGAAAAAACCGTTCGCGAAAAAATCCCCTTTAAAACCGAAAATTATCGATTGACGACAAAGAATTTCAGTTTTAAAATCAACCAATTTTATCAAATAAATATTGGTGCTTTGACGCAGAATAAAAACGCTTTGTTGGTCAGTAATTTTTCTCTAAAACCTTTGGTTTCCAGAGCGCAGTTCATCCGAATGATTCCTGCGGAAAAGGATCTGTATGATTTAAAAATCAATCAAATTTCCGCAAAAGGAAATTGGGATTTGGCTTCGGAAAGTAAGTTCCTTGATGCGTCTGAAGTTACTCTAAACGGGATGAACGCCGATATTTTCCGCAGTAAAATTCCAAAAGACGATTTGACGGAGAAACTGCTTTATTCCAAATTGTTGCGAACGATTAAGTTCCCGATGTTTATTCAGAATTTGGATGTAAGAAATTCAGTTTTGGTTTACGAAGAAGACACCAAAAAAAGCGATGGTCCCGGAAAATTAACCTTCAACAATTTTAACTTGAATGCAAAAAACTTGAATTCGGGGAAGATGAAGGGTAAACCAACTTTGGTTCCAATTTCTATCAACTGTCGATTCATGAACGCATCGCCGATGAAAGTGAAATGGAGTTTTGATACGGCAAACATGAACGACGCTTTTGCGATTTCGGGAAATATTGCGGATTTGCCTGCAGCAGAAATTAATTCTTTTATTGAGCCATATCTAAAAATTCGCGCAACGGGTCTAATTTCTGACCTCATTTTTAATTTTAGAGGGAATTTTAGTGGAATTCATGGAACTTTAAAAATGGTACACCAAAATCTTCAAGTTGCGGTTTTGAAACCGACCGGTGAAAAAAACAAGATGCTATCAGCAGTTGCGAATATGGTAGTAAAAACCAATTCTGGAAATTATCCCGAATCTGTTGCGGTAGAAAATGTGGAGCGGGATAAAACGAAATCTTTCTTCAACCTTTTTTGGCGCGGAATCGAGCAAGGTTTAAAGAAGACGTTGATTGGCAAGAATGCACCAACAACAGAGGTGAAAGTTAAAAATGCAGTTGAAGTCACCAAATCAACCCTGAAACAAACCAAGGAAGATATCGCTGAAACCAAAAGCGATGTAAAACAAAAAGTTCAGGACACCAAAGAAAAGGTTAAGGAAAAGGGAATTTTCAGAAATATTTTTAAAAAGTAG
- a CDS encoding DUF2795 domain-containing protein yields the protein MYWTLELASYLSDAPWPMTKAELIDYAIRTGAPMEVVENLQAIEDEGEIYESIEEVWSDYPTDEDFLWNEDEY from the coding sequence ATGTACTGGACATTAGAATTAGCATCTTATTTAAGCGACGCACCTTGGCCAATGACGAAGGCAGAACTTATTGATTACGCAATCAGAACAGGTGCACCCATGGAAGTGGTAGAAAATCTTCAGGCAATCGAAGACGAAGGAGAAATCTATGAGTCGATCGAAGAAGTTTGGAGCGATTATCCAACGGACGAAGATTTCCTTTGGAACGAAGACGAATATTAA
- a CDS encoding DUF2797 domain-containing protein — protein sequence MHFHGQILKMTTQNGKPIQYFLNLSNDLINMNQLIGRNLKIKHVGYQCVNCGSEEKIYRMGFCKKCFFESPYASDTIIRPELSTAHLGIAERDLEIEQSIQLQPHVVYLAYTGDVKVGVTRESQVPTRWIDQGATFALPIAKTENRYEAGMIEVALKEHLADKTNWRKMLEDDFEDDLDLVDFREKIKNYFPENFQNFYRDEHEMIRLDYPYEKPEKINSFTLDKNPEFEGILKGIKGQYLAFDGGNFINVRGHEGYVIDLEV from the coding sequence ATGCATTTCCACGGACAAATCCTAAAAATGACCACCCAAAACGGAAAACCCATCCAATATTTTCTCAATCTCTCCAATGATTTAATCAATATGAATCAGCTGATTGGAAGGAATTTGAAAATAAAACACGTTGGTTATCAATGTGTAAACTGTGGAAGTGAAGAGAAAATCTACAGAATGGGTTTCTGCAAAAAGTGTTTTTTCGAAAGTCCGTATGCAAGCGACACGATTATTCGTCCTGAACTTTCTACTGCACATTTAGGAATCGCCGAACGGGATTTGGAAATTGAACAATCCATTCAGTTACAACCGCATGTGGTGTATCTTGCTTACACAGGCGACGTGAAAGTGGGCGTTACAAGAGAATCGCAAGTTCCGACACGTTGGATTGACCAAGGTGCAACTTTCGCTTTACCGATTGCAAAAACCGAGAATCGCTACGAGGCGGGAATGATTGAAGTCGCATTAAAAGAACACCTTGCCGACAAAACCAATTGGCGAAAAATGTTGGAAGATGATTTTGAAGATGATTTGGATTTGGTCGATTTCCGTGAAAAAATAAAAAATTACTTTCCTGAAAATTTTCAAAATTTTTATCGCGACGAACATGAGATGATTCGTCTAGACTATCCTTACGAAAAACCTGAAAAAATCAACTCGTTTACTTTAGACAAAAACCCTGAATTCGAGGGAATTTTAAAGGGAATTAAAGGACAATACCTTGCTTTCGATGGCGGAAACTTCATCAATGTGAGAGGACATGAAGGTTATGTGATTGACTTGGAAGTTTAA